TTTGCAATAAACCCGGCCATGAGATCCTTTCCAAACTGCCCGGCGGTTGTACTTCTTTAATGCAGGGAACAGCTATGTGCAACCATTTTCCTAAGATGATTTGCGCACATACTTCGTAAGAATTACAATAGTTTGTTCATTGATCTTTCCTTCAATTTGCTCCACATTACCGGGAACTAATCGTATTTTTCTAACAATTGTACCTTTGGGAGCCGAAAAATTTGTTCCTTTTACATTCAGGGCCTGTGTCAGCACAACGGTGTCGCCGGTGGTTAATTCGATACCGTTGCTATCCTTATGAAGTTCTTTTTTTTCAAAAGCCGTTAATGCCCAATGGATCACCTGTTCATCCAATTCAACGGAAACGATGATGTCGCGCGCCCATTCCTCTTTTTGATGCCGGTGAAGAATCCGGTAGCTCAATGCTTGCACGCTGGGCTCAACATTCCAGATACTTCCCGCCAGGCACCGCCAGTAATTTTGTGCATGCTCACGTTGAAAGTGATCCAAACAATCATAACATAGGGCCACCTCATTCTCGATGGCATCACTGCTTTTTGGGCTAACGGCGTAAGCAACGGTTGCAGCTCCATTATTACAAAGCTCACAGGTTCCCTCGCAGCGCGACTGTAATTTTGGGGTAATCATTGTACTTATTCGTTTTATTACTTATTCCGTTATGCCTTAACCGATACCAGGCGGTATTTACCGTTCAGCTTTTATCCAGAATTTAAGCCGATTGCTTCTGGAACTTTCCACAACGTGATATCCCCGGGGCATTTCATCCTCAAGACTGTGAAACGTTGCAACGCGTGTACCAATCGGCTTTTGATTCAACTGAT
The sequence above is a segment of the Niabella agricola genome. Coding sequences within it:
- a CDS encoding alkylphosphonate utilization protein, translated to MITPKLQSRCEGTCELCNNGAATVAYAVSPKSSDAIENEVALCYDCLDHFQREHAQNYWRCLAGSIWNVEPSVQALSYRILHRHQKEEWARDIIVSVELDEQVIHWALTAFEKKELHKDSNGIELTTGDTVVLTQALNVKGTNFSAPKGTIVRKIRLVPGNVEQIEGKINEQTIVILTKYVRKSS